One stretch of Ananas comosus cultivar F153 linkage group 6, ASM154086v1, whole genome shotgun sequence DNA includes these proteins:
- the LOC109711794 gene encoding PLAT domain-containing protein 3-like isoform X1 — MGIPFPFLVVLFLLLGSSLAHSTAAPSLIEAVGSRSVDVGAGDDSDKCVYTVYARTGSVWKAGTDSVIGVELTGSDGSGVQIADLGKWGGLMGEGHNYFERGNLDVFSGLGRCTTSPPCRLNLTSDGSGANHGWYCNYVEVTTTGPHAACAQQLFTVEQWLATDSKPYQLYALRDNCAATAAGKDEDH; from the exons ATGGGCATCCCTTTCCCCTTCCtcgtcgtcctcttcctcctcctcggctCCTCCCTCGCCCACTCCACCGCTGCTCCCTCACTCATCGAG GCCGTCGGATCCCGATCGGTCGACGTGGGGGCCGGGGACGACTCGGACAAGTGCGTGTACACGGTGTACGCGCGGACGGGGTCGGTCTGGAAGGCGGGCACGGACTCGGTGATCGGCGTGGAGCTGACGGGATCGGACGGCTCCGGGGTGCAGATCGCGGACCTGGGGAAGTGGGGGGGCCTGATGGGGGAGGGCCACAACTACTTCGAGCGGGGCAACCTCGACGTGTTCAGCGGGCTCGGGCGCTGCACGACGTCGCCGCCCTGCCGGCTGAACCTGACGTCGGACGGCAGCGGGGCCAACCACGGGTGGTACTGCAACTACGTGGAGGTGACGACGACCGGGCCCCACGCCGCCTGCGCCCAGCAGCTCTTCACCGTCGAGCAGTGGCTCGCCACCGACAGCAAACCCTACCAGCTCTACGCCCTCCGCGACAACTGCGC